One genomic segment of Labrus bergylta chromosome 17, fLabBer1.1, whole genome shotgun sequence includes these proteins:
- the amacr gene encoding alpha-methylacyl-CoA racemase, with protein MALAGVRVIELAGLAPAPFCGMILADFGAKVIRVDRTKVAMSLDTQGRGKQSVALNLKSSEGVAVLRKLCVQSDVVLEPYRKGVMEKLGLGPLELLKENPRLIYARLTGYGQSGSYANTAGHDINYLAMSGLLSRLGRTEEKPCAPLNLVADFAGGGLTCAMGIVLALLERTKSGKGQIIDASMVEGAAYVGSFVWKSRSVGLWDRSRGQNMLDSGAPFYDTYQTSDGKYMAVGALEPQFYMQLLQGLELDAGELPSQMSFSDWPELRRIFTERFASKSQAEWSEIFDGTDACVTPVLSFDQVSSHPHNKERASFIEDSSGAESPRPAPVLSRTPAEPCLSPDPVIGEHTAEVLEEYGFKSAEIDQMRAAGVVECNAVRSKL; from the exons ATGGCTCTGGCTGGAGTGAGGGTTATCGAGCTGGCGGGTTTAGCTCCGGCACCGTTCTGCGGTATGATCCTGGCGGACTTTGGAGCCAAGGTGATCCGCGTGGACCGGACAAAGGTGGCCATGTCTTTGGACACACAAGGACGGGGGAAACAATCTGTGGCCCTCAACCTGAAGTCATCAGAGGGCGTCGCTGTGCTCAGGAAACTCTGTGTCCAGTCTGATGTGGTCCTTGAGCCCTACCGTAAAG GTGTGATGGAGAAGCTGGGCCTCGGCCCACTTGAGCTCTTAAAGGAGAATCCCCGTCTGATCTACGCTCGGCTGACGGGGTACGGCCAGAGTGGATCTTATGCCAATACTGCTGGACATGACATCAACTATCTCGCCATGTCAG GCCTTTTATCCCGGCTGGGTCGCACTGAAGAGAAGCCGTGCGCTCCACTGAACCTGGTTGCAGACTTTGCAGGTGGTGGTCTCACCTGTGCTATGGGGATCGTTCTGGCTCTGCTGGAGAGGACGAAGTCAGGGAAAGGACAGATCATTGATGCCAGCATG GTCGAAGGAGCAGCTTATGTAGGTTCATTTGTGTGGAAGTCTCGTAGCGTTGGCTTGTGGGACCGCTCAAGAGGACAAAACATGCTGGACAGCGGAGCGCCGTTCTACGATACGTACCAGACTTCAGACGGAAAGTACATGGCTGTTGGGGCCTTAGAACCCCAGTTCTACATGCAGCTACTTCAGG GCTTGGAGCTCGATGCTGGAGAGCTGCCTTCTCAGATGAGCTTCAGTGATTGGCCGGAGCTGAGACGGATCTTCACGGAGCGTTTTGCCTCCAAGTCCCAGGCGGAGTGGTCTGAGATTTTTGACGGGACTGATGCCTGTGTTACACCTGTGTTGTCTTTCGACCAGGTGAGCTCACACCCACATAACAAGGAAAGAGCTTCTTTCATCGAAGACTCCAGCGGCGCTGAAAGCCCCCGGCCGGCTCCGGTTCTCTCTCGGACTCCTGCTGAGCCGTGCCTCTCCCCTGATCCTGTTATTGGAGAACACACAGCGGAGGTCCTGGAGGAATACGGATTTAAATCCGCTGAGATAGACCAGATGCGAGCAGCCGGGGTCGTGGAGTGTAATGCTGTCAGATCGAAGCTGTAA